The Clostridia bacterium genome includes a region encoding these proteins:
- the ftsH gene encoding ATP-dependent zinc metalloprotease FtsH — MKKFLRGISFYILIIIIIYMFVLIIQNAEPVKEKLSYTKLVTEIESGRITEVTVSNAGDTSIVSGKIANTKRFETIVPTIEFNQLVQDYIERDRLNVKYEVKTGAAWLSILPSIVLIVIFVVFFFVLTQQSQGGGNRVMSFGKSRAKLHTEDKKKITFLDVAGADEEKEELGEIVDFLKQPRKFIELGARIPKGILLVGPPGTGKTYLARAVAGEAGVPFFSISGSDFVEMFVGVGASRVRDLFEQAKKNSPCIIFIDEIDAVGRHRGAGLGGGHDEREQTLNQLLVEMDGFSVNEGIIIIAATNRPDILDPALLRPGRFDRQIPVGIPDVKAREEILRIHAKNKPLSLDANLETLAKGTTGFTPADLENVMNEAALLAARRGKKKIEVVDLDEATIRVIAGPEKKSKVVSEHDKKLTAYHEAGHAVVQKLMPNADPVHQISIIPRGRAGGYTISLPKQDKFYMSKSELEEQIVSLLGGRVAEKLVLDDVSTGAKNDIERATAIARKMITEYGMSEFLGPMSFGSEHDEVFIGRDFGRSRNYSEEVAAMIDKEIRKVIDTAYQKTETLLKENISKLHGVAQALMEREKLDQAEFEEVFVNA; from the coding sequence TTGAAGAAATTCTTGAGAGGTATAAGCTTTTATATATTGATTATCATCATAATATATATGTTTGTACTGATTATTCAAAATGCAGAACCTGTTAAGGAAAAACTGTCCTATACCAAGTTGGTTACAGAAATTGAGAGCGGAAGGATAACAGAAGTCACTGTATCTAATGCCGGCGATACATCCATTGTTTCGGGAAAGATAGCAAACACCAAACGCTTCGAGACTATCGTCCCCACTATTGAATTCAATCAGTTGGTGCAGGACTATATAGAACGTGACAGGTTAAACGTCAAGTACGAGGTTAAGACAGGGGCGGCATGGCTTTCAATATTGCCGTCGATAGTGCTGATCGTGATATTCGTAGTATTCTTCTTTGTACTCACGCAGCAATCCCAAGGCGGGGGAAACCGGGTGATGTCCTTTGGGAAAAGCCGGGCTAAGCTTCATACGGAAGATAAGAAGAAGATAACCTTTCTGGATGTGGCAGGTGCAGATGAAGAAAAGGAAGAGCTTGGAGAGATAGTTGACTTTCTGAAGCAGCCGAGAAAATTCATCGAACTTGGGGCAAGAATACCCAAGGGCATACTACTTGTAGGACCTCCAGGAACAGGTAAGACATACCTTGCCAGAGCGGTAGCCGGAGAAGCGGGAGTACCATTCTTCTCCATAAGCGGTTCTGACTTCGTGGAAATGTTTGTTGGAGTCGGCGCATCGAGAGTAAGGGATCTGTTTGAACAGGCTAAGAAAAACTCGCCTTGCATAATATTCATAGATGAAATAGATGCAGTGGGAAGACACAGAGGCGCAGGACTTGGCGGAGGACATGACGAGAGAGAGCAGACACTTAACCAGCTTCTGGTTGAAATGGATGGTTTCAGTGTCAATGAAGGCATTATAATCATTGCAGCGACCAACAGGCCTGACATACTGGATCCGGCGCTTCTAAGGCCCGGACGTTTTGATAGACAAATTCCGGTAGGTATACCCGATGTTAAAGCAAGAGAAGAGATTTTGAGGATACATGCAAAGAATAAGCCCCTTTCACTGGATGCAAACCTGGAAACCTTAGCTAAGGGAACGACGGGCTTTACTCCTGCAGATCTTGAAAATGTAATGAACGAAGCAGCACTTCTGGCTGCAAGAAGAGGTAAGAAAAAAATAGAAGTAGTAGACCTTGATGAAGCTACAATAAGGGTTATTGCAGGACCTGAGAAAAAGAGCAAGGTAGTCAGCGAGCATGACAAGAAGCTTACAGCCTACCACGAGGCAGGCCATGCAGTTGTACAAAAGCTAATGCCAAATGCTGACCCTGTGCACCAGATATCAATAATTCCGAGAGGAAGAGCCGGCGGTTACACAATATCCTTGCCAAAGCAGGATAAGTTCTATATGTCCAAGTCCGAACTGGAAGAGCAAATAGTAAGCCTGTTAGGCGGAAGAGTTGCCGAAAAGCTTGTCCTTGACGATGTAAGCACAGGCGCAAAGAATGACATTGAAAGAGCTACTGCTATTGCAAGAAAGATGATAACAGAATACGGCATGAGCGAGTTTCTTGGCCCTATGAGCTTTGGCTCGGAGCATGATGAGGTATTCATAGGCAGGGACTTCGGAAGATCGAGGAATTACAGCGAAGAGGTAGCAGCAATGATCGACAAGGAAATAAGGAAGGTCATAGATACTGCTTATCAGAAGACCGAAACA